From the Manihot esculenta cultivar AM560-2 chromosome 3, M.esculenta_v8, whole genome shotgun sequence genome, one window contains:
- the LOC110611820 gene encoding AT-rich interactive domain-containing protein 4: MMFHAQGSSRNHCSLLAVFCSKTPDCKKKQPPSGEKPRYPFPELASTGRLEVQLLTNPGTDEFRRVLQSSEPNIVYLQGEIIEDGEEISSLRWRDVDLSTPEALFELFGPTLPATVYLEIPNSEELAEALHSKGVPYVIYWKSTLSCYAACHFRQALFSVIQSSSSHTCDAFQLAHSSFRLFCVRNNNVITSNGHKVSGKSGPCLRGDPPKIDITLPEADAQDEESSPGTLPAIKIYDDDVTMKFLVCGLPCTLDACLLGSFEDGLNGLLNIEIRGSKLHNRTSAPPPPLQAGTFSRGVVTMRCDLSTSSSAHISLLVSGSAQTCFSDQLLENHIKSELIENSRLVQALPSSEDSKSPTSEPRRSASIACGASVFEVSLKVPTWASQILRQLAPDVSYRNLVMLGIASVQGLSVASFEKDDAERLLFFCSKQGTDLYANNFILTKPPSWLIAPAPSRKRSEPCRETKPFSYTGHERENGANAKQKLNIAAMRPIPHTRHHKMLPLSGFSEGERYDGDQGKPNLPVAPAKHGVIGPAPVSHRKSLSSSYQAQQIISLNPLPLKKHGCGRAPIQACSEEEFLRDVMQFLILRGHTRLVPQGGLSEFPDAVLNAKRLDLFNLYREVVSRGGFHVGNGINWKGQVFSKMRNHTLTNRMTGVGNTLKRHYETYLLEYELAHDDVDGECCLLCHSSAAGDWVNCGICGEWAHFGCDRRQGLGAFKDYAKTDGLEYICPHCSIANFKKKSQKTTNGY; the protein is encoded by the exons ATGATGTTTCATGCTCAAGGTTCTTCAAGGAATCATTGCAGTCTCCTTGCAGTATTCTGTAGCAAAACTCCAGATTGTAAGAAGAAGCAGCCTCCCTCTGGTGAAAAACCCAGATACCCTTTTCCTGAGCTTGCTTCTACTGGGCGTCTTGAG GTGCAATTACTTACTAATCCTGGCACTGATGAATTCCGGAGAGTTCTTCAGTCATCAGAGCCCAATATTGTGTACTTGCAAGGAGAGATAATTGAAGATGGTGAAGAAATTAGTTCTCTGAGATGGAGAGATGTTGACTTGTCCACTCCAGAAGCCTTGTTTGAATTATTTGGTCCCACATTGCCTGCCACG GTTTATTTAGAGATTCCAAATAGTGAAGAATTGGCTGAGGCTCTTCACTCCAag GGAGTTCCTTATGTCATATATTGGAAAAGTACACTTTCCTGCTATGCAGCTTGTCATTTTCGTCAAGCTTTGTTTTCAGTGATACAAAG TTCTTCCAGCCATACGTGCGATGCTTTCCAACTCGCTCACTCATCTTTTAGGCTCTTCTGTGTGCGGAACAACAATGTCATAACTTCCAATGGCCATAAAGTTAGTGGTAAATCTGGACCATGCTTGCGTGGGGATCCACCAAAGATTGATATTACTCTACCCGAGGCAGATGCCCAGGATGAAGAAAGTTCTCCTGGGACACTTCCtgctataaaaatatatgatgatgatgtaacCATGAAGTTCCTTGTTTGTGGACTGCCATGCACACTG GATGCTTGCTTATTGGGATCGTTCGAAGATGGGCTAAATGGTCTTTTAAACATTGAA ATTCGTGGGAGTAAACTTCATAATCGAACAAG TGCTCCACCACCTCCTCTACAGGCAGGAACATTTTCTCGTGGTGTAGTGACCATGCGATGTGATTTATCTACCAGTAGTTCAGCTCATATATCTCTTCTAGTATCTGGCAGTGCACAGACTTGTTTTAGTGATCAG CTTCTGGAGAATCATATAAAGAGTGAGCTTATAGAGAACAGTCGGCTAGTCCAGGCACTGCCTAGCTCTGAGGACAGCAAATCACCTACTTCTGAGCCTCGGAGGTCTGCATCTATAGCTTGTGGGGCAAGTGTTTTTGAAGTTTCCTTGAAGGTTCCTACATGGGCTTCACAG ATTTTGCGGCAACTGGCACCAGATGTATCTTACCGCAACTTAGTTATGCTAGGAATTGCTAGCGTTCAAGGATTATCTGTGGCTTCCTTTGAGAAAGATGATGCAGAACGCCTCCTTTTCTTTTGTTCAAAGCAAGGCACAGATCTCTATGCTAATAATTTTATTCTCACCAAGCCTCCTAGCTGGTTGATAGCTCCTGCACCCAGTCGAAAAAGATCTGAGCCATGCAGAGAAACTAAACCCTTTAGTTATACTGGCCATGAACGTGAAAATGGTGCAAATGCTAAACAGAAACTAAACATTGCTGCAATGAGGCCAATCCCTCACACTAGGCATCATAAGATGCTGCCTTTATCTGGATTTTCTGAGGGTGAAAGATATGATGGAGATCAAGGGAAACCTAATttgccagtagctccagcaaaGCATGGTGTTATTGGCCCAGCTCCTGTCTCACATCGGAAATCTCTGTCAAGCTCTTATCAGGCTCAGCAGATTATTTCTCTGAATCCATTGCCTCTAAAGAAACATGGCTGTGGCAGAGCACCCATACAAGCTTGCTCAGAG GAGGAATTTTTGAGGGATGTAATGCAGTTTTTGATTCTTCGTGGACACACTCGCCTTGTTCCGCAAGGTGGACTGTCTGAATTTCCTGATGCTGTCCTCAATGCAAAACGCCTGGACCTTTTCAACTTGTATAGAGAG GTTGTTTCAAGAGGAGGCTTTCATGTTGGGAATGGCATCAACTGGAAAGGACAGGTTTTCTCAAAGATGCGCAATCATACATTGACCAATAGAATGACT GGTGTTGGCAATACATTGAAAAGACATTACGAAACTTACCTTTTAGAATACGAATTAGCACATGATGATGTAGATGGAGAATGCTGCTTGTTGTGTCAcag TAGTGCAGCTGGTGACTGGGTGAACTGCGGAATATGCGGTGAATGGGCTCATTTTGGCTGTGATAGGAGGCAGGGGCTCGGTGCATTTAAG GACTATGCCAAGACAGATGGATTGGAGTACATTTGTCCCCATTGCAGCATTGCAAATTTCAAAAAGAAATCCCAGAAAACAACAAATGGATATTAA
- the LOC110611118 gene encoding DNA repair protein RAD51 homolog — protein sequence MEQQRHQKMVQQQQQQQQQQQQHEEVEEMQHGPFPVEQLQESGIAALDIKKLKDAGLCTVESVVYSPRKELLQIKGISEAKVDKIIEAASKLVPLGFTSASQLHAQRLEIIQITSGSRELDKILEGGIETGSITEIYGEFRSGKTQLCHTLCVTCQLPLDQGGGEGKAMYIDAEGTFRPQRLLQIADRFGLNGADVLENVAYARAYNTDHQSRLLLEAASMMVETRFALMIVDSATALYRTDFSGRGELSARQMHLAKFLRSLQKLADEFGVAVVITNQVVAQVDGSAIFAGPQIKPIGGNIMAHASTTRLALRKGRREERICKVISSPCLAEAEARFQISAEGVTDVKD from the exons ATGGAGCAACAAAGGCACCAGAAGATGGTTCAGCAACAGCAACAGCAACAGCAACAGCAACAGCAACATGAGGAAGTTGAGGAGATGCAGCATGGCCCTTTCCCAGTTGAGCAGCTCCAG GAGTCAGGAATTGCTGCCCTTGACATAAAAAAGCTTAAAGATGCTGGTCTCTGCACAGTTGAGTCTGTTGTATATTCTCCTCGGAAAGAGCTTTTGCAAATTAAAGGAATCAGTGAAGCCAAAGTAGATAAaatcattgaagcag CTTCCAAACTGGTGCCTTTGGGTTTTACTAGTGCTAGCCAACTTCACGCTCAGAGGTTGGAGATAATTCAGATAACATCTGGATCAAGAGAACTTGACAAAATTTTGGAAG GAGGAATTGAGACAGGATCTATTACTGAGATATATGGTGAGTTTCGCTCTGGCAAGACTCAACTGTGCCACACACTCTGTGTCACTTGCCAA CTACCATTAGATCAAGGGGGTGGTGAGGGAAAAGCAATGTACATTGATGCTGAGGGAACATTCAGGCCGCAGAGACTGTTACAAATCGCAGACAG ATTTGGACTAAATGGTGCTGATGTTTTGGAGAATGTGGCCTATGCTCGTGCATATAACACTGATCACCAATCAAGGCTTTTGCTTGAAGCAGCTTCTATGATGGTGGAAACCAG GTTTGCCCTTATGATAGTAGACAGCGCTACTGCCTTATACAGAACAGATTTCTCTGGAAGGGGTGAATTGTCTGCTCGACAAATGCACCTTGCTAAATTCCTCAGAAGCCTTCAGAAGTTGGCAGATGAG TTTGGTGTGGCTGTGGTAATCACAAACCAAGTAGTTGCACAAGTAGATGGGTCTGCTATTTTTGCTGGGCCTCAAATCAAGCCAATCGGCGGTAATATTATGGCTCATGCTTCTACCACAAG GCTTGCTCTAAGGAAGGGAAGAAGGGAGGAGCGTATCTGTAAAGTGATAAGTTCACCTTGTTTAGCTGAAGCTGAAGCAAGATTTCAAATTTCTGCTGAAGGGGTAACTGATGTTAAGGACTAA
- the LOC110612174 gene encoding conserved oligomeric Golgi complex subunit 3 produces MANKASPPNLHKSVAISKGYNFASTWEQNAPLSEQQQAAILALSHAVAERPYPANLALDHISRQDNGSLTVSTKDSAFGDSQTTEAVLVNANQFYKWFADLESAMKSETEEKYQHYVNTLTERIQTCDDILHQVDETLDLFNGLQLQHQAVATKTKTLHDACDRLLVEKQRLVEFAEALRSKLHYFDELENIATNFYSAKVNVGSENFLPLLKRLDECISYVESIPQYAESSVYLLKFRQLQSRALGMIRSHVLSVLKGASSQVQAAIRSTAGSKNSVSEGVEASVIYVRFKAAANELKPILEEIESRSSRKEYAQVLAECHKLYCEQRLSLVKGIVLQRISEFAKKEALPSLTRSGCAYLIQVCQLEHQLFDYFFPSSSEDISGLAPLVDPLSTFLYDTLRPKLIHEINVDLLCELVDILKVEVLGEQLSRRSESLAGLRPTLERILADIHERLTFRARTYIRDEIANYVPSDEDLDYPAKLEQSVEMTQETTSVEETRDVFRTWYPPLEKTLSCLSKLYRCLEPSVFTGLAQEAVEVCSLSIQKASKLIAKRTTAMDGQLFLIKHLLILREQIAPFDIEFSVTYKELDFSHLLEQLRRILRGHASLFDWSRSTSLARTLSPRILESQVDAKKELEKSLKATCEEFIMSVTKLVVDPMLSFVTKVTAVKVAMSSGQNQKIDSITAKPLKYQAFATPDKVAELVQKVNAAIQQELPMVMAKMKLYLKNSSTRTILFKPIKTNIVEAHIQLQSLVKAEYSHEEQSIINMVSIQELRAQLDNLL; encoded by the exons ATGGCCAACAAAGCCAGCCCTCCAAACCTCCACAAATCCGTGGCCATTTCCAAAGGATACAACTTCGCTTCTACCTGGGAACAG AATGCTCCTCTCTCGGAGCAACAGCAAGCTGCAATCCTCGCACTGTCTCATGCCGTCGCCGAGCGACCATATCCTGCCAATTTG GCCCTAGATCATATCTCCAGGCAGGATAATGGGAGCTTAACTGTTTCCACTAAGGATAGCGCTTTTGGAGATTCTCAAACCACAGAAGCTGTTTTAGTTAATGCAAATCAG TTCTACAAATGGTTTGCAGACCTTGAATCAGCCATGAAATCAGAG ACAGAGGAGAAGTATCAGCACTACGTCAACACTTTGACAGAGCGCATACAGACATGTGATGATATACTTCATCAG GTGGATGAAACTCTGGATTTGTTTAATGGACTTCAGTTGCAACACCAAGCAGTAGCTACAAAGACTAAGACTCTTCATGATGCCTGTGACCGACTG TTAGTAGAGAAGCAAAGACTGGTTGAGTTTGCAGAAGCACTTCGCAGTAAGCTCCACTATTTTGATGAATTGGAGAAT ATTGCTACCAATTTTTATTCTGCAAAAGTGAATGTTGGAAGTGAGAACTTTCTTCCACTGCTCAAACGGCTTGATGAGTGCATATC GTATGTGGAAAGCATTCCACAATATGCGGAATCTAGTGTTTATTTGCTTAAATTTCGGCAACTCCAG TCCAGAGCCCTTGGTATGATTCGTTCTCATGTACTTTCTGTTCTGAAAGGTGCTTCTTCTCAG GTCCAGGCAGCAATCCGGAGCACCGCTGGCAGCAAGAATTCTGTTTCTGAGGGTGTAGAGGCATCTGTTATCTATGTCCGATTCAAGGCAGCTGCAAATGAG CTCAAGCCCATACTGGAGGAAATCGAAAGCAGATCCTCTAGAAAAGAATATGCTCAAGTCCTTGCAGAATGCCACAAATTGTATTGTGAACAGCGGCTATCTTTG GTAAAAGGCATTGTACTCCAAAGAATATCTGAGTTTGCCAAGAAAGAGGCCTTGCCATCACTGACCAGATCTGGATGTGCATATCTAATACAG GTTTGCCAACTTGAGCACCAACTCTTTGATTACTTTTTCCCATCTTCTTCGGAGGACATTTCTGGTTTGGCTCCACTGGTTGATCCTTT GTCTACTTTCTTGTATGATACATTGCGCCCAAAACTTATTCATGAAATCAATGTTGATCTTCTTTGTGAACTTGTTGATATACTTAAAGTTGAAGTTTTGGGAGAACAACTTAGCAGACGGAGCGAGTCATTGGCTGGGCTACGTCCTACATTGGAAAGAATTTTGGCAGATATTCATGAACGGCTGACTTTCCGAGCTCGAACATATATTCGTGATGAG ATAGCTAATTATGTTCCTTCTGATGAAGACTTGGATTACCCTGCAAAGCTTGAGCAATCTGTTGAGATGACACAAGAAACTACTTCT GTTGAAGAAACTCGAGATGTATTTAGGACTTGGTACCCACCCTTGGAGAAAACACTATCATGCCTTTCAAAGTTGTATCGTTGTCTAGAACCATCTGTTTTCACTGGTTTAGCACAG GAAGCAGTAGAAGTCTGCTCGCTTTCTATCCAA AAAGCAAGCAAACTCATTGCAAAGAGAACAACGGCAATGGATGGGCAGCTCTTCCTTATCAAACATCTTCTAATCTTAAGGGAGCAG ATTGCTCCATTTGATATAGAATTTTCAGTCACATACAAGGAACTTGACTTCTCCCATTTGTTG GAACAATTAAGACGAATTCTTAGAGGTCATGCTTCTCTGTTTGATTGGTCAAGATCAACTTCACTAGCAAGGACCTTATCTCCCCGAATTCTGGAAAGTCAAGTGGATGCCAAGAAG GAACTGGAAAAAAGCCTAAAAGCAACTTGTGAAGAGTTCATCATGTCAGTCACTAAGCTGGTTGTGGATCCGATGCTTTCATTTGTTACCAAG GTTACTGCTGTAAAAGTTGCAATGTCTTCTGGTCAGAATCAGAAAATAGACTCAATTACGGCCAAACCACTTAAGTATCAAGCCTTTGCTACTCCAGATAAGGTGGCTGAACTTGTTCAGAAG GTAAATGCAGCTATTCAGCAAGAATTGCCCATGGTGATGGCAAAGATGAAACTCTATCTGAAGAACTCATCAACAAGAACAATACTTTTCAAACCGATAAA GACAAATATTGTTGAAGCACATATTCAATTACAATCCCTTGTAAAAGCCGAGTACTCCCATGAAGAACAAAGCATCATTAATATGGTGTCAATCCAGGAGCTGCGAGCACAACTTGATAATCTCCTGTAG
- the LOC110610852 gene encoding E3 ubiquitin-protein ligase RNF144A: MEIQQIAVCLESQCIPMSQEQEQQEQGKEEPRKKPKVEKPEMIEIVNLDDDADDGFFYAPISIKGNTKRTAISVEQYSEEMELNLAILASLKPTTKTNKQEYFVHLSYGIHDYYYVDDVDGGVDDDIKVLYFRPRSSTSKVGRKRFKNSMSESGQSSKPKRDPEFVCEICVEPKTVDESFNIKGCTHAYCRECMAKYVATKLQDNISNIHCPVSGCSGLLEPEYCRSILPEEVFDRWGNALCEALIIGCQKFYCPFKDCSAMLIDDGGEIIKESECPNCCRMFCAQCKVPWHSGIQCQEFQELHKDEREKEDIMLMRLAENKHWRRCPNCRIYVERTQGCRYMKCRCGAAFCYSCGFAKGVVKFHACASTGSIKPCICEKSGN, translated from the exons ATGGAAATCCAACAGATTGCTGTTTGCTTAGAATCCCAGTGTATACCAATGTCGCAAGAACAAGAACAACAAGAACAGGGGAAGGAAGAACCAAGAAAGAAGCCAAAAGTGGAGAAACCAGAGATGATTGAGATTGTGAATCTAGATGATGATGCTGATGATGGATTTTTCTACGCACCCATCTCAATAAAAGGTAACACGAAGAGAACTGCAATATCTGTTGAGCAATACAGTGAAGAAATGGAACTTAACCTTGCTATTTTGGCTTCCCTTAAACCCACTACCAAAACCAACAAGCAAGAATATTTCGTCCATCTTTCATATGGTATTCATGATTATTACTATGTGGATGATGTTGATGGTGGTGTTGATGATGATATTAAGGTACTTTACTTCAGACCCCGATCCTCCACTTCTAAGGTAGGAAGAAAACGCTTTAAAAATTCCATGAGCGAAAGCGGACAATCTTCGAAACCCAAAAGGGATCCTGAGTTCGTCTGTGAGATATGCGTTGAACCCAAGACTGTAGATGAATCATTTAACATCAAGGGTTGCACTCATGCTTACTGTAGAGAGTGCATGGCCAAGTACGTGGCCACGAAATTGCAAGACAATATATCTAATATTCATTGTCCAGTATCAGGTTGTTCAGGCTTGTTGGAGCCTGAGTATTGCCGTTCAATCCTTCCGGAGGAAGTTTTTGATAGGTGGGGCAATGCTTTGTGTGAAGCTTTAATTATTGGGTGTCAGAAATTCTATTGTCCCTTTAAGGATTGTTCAGCAATGTTGATAGATGATGGAGGAGAGATCATAAAGGAATCTGAGTGTCCTAATTGCTGCAGAATGTTCTGTGCACAATGCAAGGTCCCTTGGCATTCAGGGATTCAGTGCCAGGAGTTTCAGGAATTGCATAAGGATGAGAGAGAGAAGGAAGATATCATGTTGATGAGGCTAGCAGAGAATAAGCATTGGAGGAGGTGCCCAAATTGTAGGATATATGTCGAGAGAACACAGGGTTGCAGATATATGAAATGCAG GTGTGGAGCTGCTTTCTGTTACAGCTGTGGATTTGCTAAG GGTGTGGTGAAATTTCATGCTTGTGCTTCAACTGGCTCAATTAAGCCCTGCATATGTGAGAAATCTGGCAATTAA